From Salarias fasciatus chromosome 5, fSalaFa1.1, whole genome shotgun sequence, a single genomic window includes:
- the elmo2 gene encoding engulfment and cell motility protein 2 isoform X4 encodes MPPPADIVKVAIEWPGANAQLIEMDQKRPLSSIIREVCDGWSLSGSEQFALRYADGPQLYITEQSRGEIKNGTILRLAISPARAARQLLERIQSHGIDARLEALKELAKLSADPTFATEFINMEGIATLARLVESGTHFGEMLAFTLTAFLELMDHGIVSWDLISLSFIKQIAGYVNQPMVDVSILQRSLAILESMVLNSHSLYHRVAQEITVGQLIGHLSNQEIQTYAIALINALFLKAPEDRRQEMASTLAQKHLRSIILNHVIRGNRPIKAEMAHQLYVLQVLTFNLLEERMMTKMDPNDQAQRDIIFELRRIAFDGENDPTGTEKRKAMYTKDYKMLGFTNHVNPAMDFTQTPPGMLALDNMLYLAKVHQDTYIRIVLENSSREDKHECPFGRCAIELTRMLCEILQVGELPNEGCNDYHPMFFTHDRAWEEFFCVCIQLLNKTWKEMRATAEDFNKVMQVVREQITRALAMKPASIDQLKNKLRGLNYSEILRLRQSERMSQDDFQSPPIIELRERIQPEILELIKQQRLNRLCEGSCFRKLGNRRRQEKFWFCRLSLNHKVLHYGDLDESPQGEVPFELLSDKIPVSDIKSVVTGKDCPHMKEKSALKQNKEVLELAFSVLYDPDETLNFVAPNKYEYCIWTDGLCALLGREMVSDLTRSDLDTLISMEMKLRLLDLENITIPEAPPPVPKEPSSYNFTYNYS; translated from the exons ATGCCCCCGCCTGCAGACATCGTGAAGGTGGCCATCGAGTGGCCCGGTGCCAACGCTCAGCTCATAGAGATggaccag AAAAGACCTTTGTCGTCAATAATCCGGGAAGTGTGTGATGG GTGGTCCCTGTCAGGCTCGGAGCAGTTCGCTCTGCGGTACGCCGACGGCCCTCAGCTCTATATCACTGAGCAG AGCCGTGGTGAGATCAAAAACGGGACCATCCTTCGATTAGCGATTTCTCCC GCTCGTGCCGCCCGTCAGCTCCTGGAGAGGATCCAGTCCCACGGTATCGACGCTCGCCTGGAGGCTCTGAAGGAGCTGGCCAAACTGTCTGCTGACCCAACGTTCGCCACGGAGTTCATCAACATGGAGGGCATCGCCACCCTGGCTCGCCTCGTGGAGAGCGGGACTCA CTTCGGTGAAATGCTGGCCTTCACTCTCACCGCCTTCCTGGAGCTGATGGACCACGGCATTGTGTCCTGGGACCTTATCTCCCTCTCCTTCATCAAACAG atcgCCGGGTACGTGAACCAGCCCATGGTGGACGTGTCCAtcctgcagcgctccctcgCCATCCTGGAGAGCATGGTCCTGAACAGCCACAGCCTGTACCACCGGGTGGCTCAGGAGATCACCGTGGGACAGCTCATCGGGCACCT GTCGAACCAGGAGATCCAAACGTACGCCATTGCACTCATCAACGCTCTCTTCCTGAAGGCTCCCGAGGACAGACGGCAG GAAATGGCGAGCACCCTGGCTCAAAAACACCTGCGATCCATCATCCTCAAC CACGTCATAAGAGGAAACCGACCCATCAAAGCAGAGATGGCACATCAGCTCTATGTTCTGCAGGtgttgacctttaaccttttgGAAGAACGAATGATGACCAAAATGGACCCGAACGACCAG GCTCAGAGAGATATCATCTTCGAGTTACGCAGAATTGCCTTTGACGGAGAAAACGACCCCACCGGCACGGAGAAAAGAAAGGCCATGTACACCAAGGATTACAAGATGCTGGGATTCACC AACCACGTGAACCCGGCCATGGACTTCACCCAGACCCCTCCGGGGATGCTGGCCCTGGACAACATGCTGTATCTGGCCAAGGTTCACCAGGACACCTACATCAGG aTTGTCCTGGAGAACAGCAGCCGGGAGGACAAGCACGAGTGCCCGTTTGGCCGCTGCGCCATCGAACTCACACGGATGCTGTGCGAGATCCTCCAGGTCGGAGAGCTGC CGAACGAAGGCTGCAACGACTATCACCCGATGTTCTTCACTCACGACCGGGCGTGGGAGGAGTTCTTCTGCGTCTGCATCCAGCTGCTTAATAAAACCTGGAAGGAAATGAGGGCCACGGCAGAGGACTTCAATAAG GTGATGCAGGTGGTCCGCGAGCAGATCACCAGGGCTCTGGCGATGAAGCCAGCGTCCATAGACCAGCTGAAGAACAAACTGCGAGGCCTCAACTATTCAGAGATCCTGCGTCTGCGGCAGTCAGAGAGGATGAGCCAGGATGACTTCCAGTCTCCACCCATCAT TGAGCTGCGCGAGAGGATCCAGCCGGAGATCTTGgaactcatcaagcagcagcggCTGAACCGGCTGTGCGAGGGAAGCTGCTTCCGGAAACTAGGAAACCGCCGAAGGCAGG AGAAGTTCTGGTTCTGCCGGCTCTCTCTGAATCACAAAGTGCTGCACTATGGGGACCTGGATGAGTCACCTCAGGGTGAAGTGCCTTTCGAGCTGCTCAGTGACAAGA TTCCTGTCTCCGATATCAAGTCTGTGGTGACGGGGAAGGACTGCCCTCACATGAAGGAGAAGAGCGCTCTGAAGCAAAACAAG gaGGTGCTGGAGTTGGCCTTCTCTGTCCTCTACGACCCCGACGAAACTCTCAACTTTGTTGCCCCGAACAAATACGAG
- the elmo2 gene encoding engulfment and cell motility protein 2 isoform X3 encodes MPPPADIVKVAIEWPGANAQLIEMDQKRPLSSIIREVCDGWSLSGSEQFALRYADGPQLYITEQSRGEIKNGTILRLAISPARAARQLLERIQSHGIDARLEALKELAKLSADPTFATEFINMEGIATLARLVESGTHFGEMLAFTLTAFLELMDHGIVSWDLISLSFIKQIAGYVNQPMVDVSILQRSLAILESMVLNSHSLYHRVAQEITVGQLIGHLQVSNQEIQTYAIALINALFLKAPEDRRQEMASTLAQKHLRSIILNHVIRGNRPIKAEMAHQLYVLQVLTFNLLEERMMTKMDPNDQAQRDIIFELRRIAFDGENDPTGTEKRKAMYTKDYKMLGFTNHVNPAMDFTQTPPGMLALDNMLYLAKVHQDTYIRIVLENSSREDKHECPFGRCAIELTRMLCEILQVGELPNEGCNDYHPMFFTHDRAWEEFFCVCIQLLNKTWKEMRATAEDFNKVMQVVREQITRALAMKPASIDQLKNKLRGLNYSEILRLRQSERMSQDDFQSPPIIELRERIQPEILELIKQQRLNRLCEGSCFRKLGNRRRQEKFWFCRLSLNHKVLHYGDLDESPQGEVPFELLSDKIPVSDIKSVVTGKDCPHMKEKSALKQNKEVLELAFSVLYDPDETLNFVAPNKYEYCIWTDGLCALLGREMVSDLTRSDLDTLISMEMKLRLLDLENITIPEAPPPVPKEPSSYNFTYNYS; translated from the exons ATGCCCCCGCCTGCAGACATCGTGAAGGTGGCCATCGAGTGGCCCGGTGCCAACGCTCAGCTCATAGAGATggaccag AAAAGACCTTTGTCGTCAATAATCCGGGAAGTGTGTGATGG GTGGTCCCTGTCAGGCTCGGAGCAGTTCGCTCTGCGGTACGCCGACGGCCCTCAGCTCTATATCACTGAGCAG AGCCGTGGTGAGATCAAAAACGGGACCATCCTTCGATTAGCGATTTCTCCC GCTCGTGCCGCCCGTCAGCTCCTGGAGAGGATCCAGTCCCACGGTATCGACGCTCGCCTGGAGGCTCTGAAGGAGCTGGCCAAACTGTCTGCTGACCCAACGTTCGCCACGGAGTTCATCAACATGGAGGGCATCGCCACCCTGGCTCGCCTCGTGGAGAGCGGGACTCA CTTCGGTGAAATGCTGGCCTTCACTCTCACCGCCTTCCTGGAGCTGATGGACCACGGCATTGTGTCCTGGGACCTTATCTCCCTCTCCTTCATCAAACAG atcgCCGGGTACGTGAACCAGCCCATGGTGGACGTGTCCAtcctgcagcgctccctcgCCATCCTGGAGAGCATGGTCCTGAACAGCCACAGCCTGTACCACCGGGTGGCTCAGGAGATCACCGTGGGACAGCTCATCGGGCACCTGCAagt GTCGAACCAGGAGATCCAAACGTACGCCATTGCACTCATCAACGCTCTCTTCCTGAAGGCTCCCGAGGACAGACGGCAG GAAATGGCGAGCACCCTGGCTCAAAAACACCTGCGATCCATCATCCTCAAC CACGTCATAAGAGGAAACCGACCCATCAAAGCAGAGATGGCACATCAGCTCTATGTTCTGCAGGtgttgacctttaaccttttgGAAGAACGAATGATGACCAAAATGGACCCGAACGACCAG GCTCAGAGAGATATCATCTTCGAGTTACGCAGAATTGCCTTTGACGGAGAAAACGACCCCACCGGCACGGAGAAAAGAAAGGCCATGTACACCAAGGATTACAAGATGCTGGGATTCACC AACCACGTGAACCCGGCCATGGACTTCACCCAGACCCCTCCGGGGATGCTGGCCCTGGACAACATGCTGTATCTGGCCAAGGTTCACCAGGACACCTACATCAGG aTTGTCCTGGAGAACAGCAGCCGGGAGGACAAGCACGAGTGCCCGTTTGGCCGCTGCGCCATCGAACTCACACGGATGCTGTGCGAGATCCTCCAGGTCGGAGAGCTGC CGAACGAAGGCTGCAACGACTATCACCCGATGTTCTTCACTCACGACCGGGCGTGGGAGGAGTTCTTCTGCGTCTGCATCCAGCTGCTTAATAAAACCTGGAAGGAAATGAGGGCCACGGCAGAGGACTTCAATAAG GTGATGCAGGTGGTCCGCGAGCAGATCACCAGGGCTCTGGCGATGAAGCCAGCGTCCATAGACCAGCTGAAGAACAAACTGCGAGGCCTCAACTATTCAGAGATCCTGCGTCTGCGGCAGTCAGAGAGGATGAGCCAGGATGACTTCCAGTCTCCACCCATCAT TGAGCTGCGCGAGAGGATCCAGCCGGAGATCTTGgaactcatcaagcagcagcggCTGAACCGGCTGTGCGAGGGAAGCTGCTTCCGGAAACTAGGAAACCGCCGAAGGCAGG AGAAGTTCTGGTTCTGCCGGCTCTCTCTGAATCACAAAGTGCTGCACTATGGGGACCTGGATGAGTCACCTCAGGGTGAAGTGCCTTTCGAGCTGCTCAGTGACAAGA TTCCTGTCTCCGATATCAAGTCTGTGGTGACGGGGAAGGACTGCCCTCACATGAAGGAGAAGAGCGCTCTGAAGCAAAACAAG gaGGTGCTGGAGTTGGCCTTCTCTGTCCTCTACGACCCCGACGAAACTCTCAACTTTGTTGCCCCGAACAAATACGAG
- the elmo2 gene encoding engulfment and cell motility protein 2 isoform X1, protein MPPPADIVKVAIEWPGANAQLIEMDQKRPLSSIIREVCDGWSLSGSEQFALRYADGPQLYITEQSRGEIKNGTILRLAISPARAARQLLERIQSHGIDARLEALKELAKLSADPTFATEFINMEGIATLARLVESGTHFGEMLAFTLTAFLELMDHGIVSWDLISLSFIKQIAGYVNQPMVDVSILQRSLAILESMVLNSHSLYHRVAQEITVGQLIGHLQVSNQEIQTYAIALINALFLKAPEDRRQEDYANPLEQHLTEMASTLAQKHLRSIILNHVIRGNRPIKAEMAHQLYVLQVLTFNLLEERMMTKMDPNDQAQRDIIFELRRIAFDGENDPTGTEKRKAMYTKDYKMLGFTNHVNPAMDFTQTPPGMLALDNMLYLAKVHQDTYIRIVLENSSREDKHECPFGRCAIELTRMLCEILQVGELPNEGCNDYHPMFFTHDRAWEEFFCVCIQLLNKTWKEMRATAEDFNKVMQVVREQITRALAMKPASIDQLKNKLRGLNYSEILRLRQSERMSQDDFQSPPIIELRERIQPEILELIKQQRLNRLCEGSCFRKLGNRRRQEKFWFCRLSLNHKVLHYGDLDESPQGEVPFELLSDKIPVSDIKSVVTGKDCPHMKEKSALKQNKEVLELAFSVLYDPDETLNFVAPNKYEYCIWTDGLCALLGREMVSDLTRSDLDTLISMEMKLRLLDLENITIPEAPPPVPKEPSSYNFTYNYS, encoded by the exons ATGCCCCCGCCTGCAGACATCGTGAAGGTGGCCATCGAGTGGCCCGGTGCCAACGCTCAGCTCATAGAGATggaccag AAAAGACCTTTGTCGTCAATAATCCGGGAAGTGTGTGATGG GTGGTCCCTGTCAGGCTCGGAGCAGTTCGCTCTGCGGTACGCCGACGGCCCTCAGCTCTATATCACTGAGCAG AGCCGTGGTGAGATCAAAAACGGGACCATCCTTCGATTAGCGATTTCTCCC GCTCGTGCCGCCCGTCAGCTCCTGGAGAGGATCCAGTCCCACGGTATCGACGCTCGCCTGGAGGCTCTGAAGGAGCTGGCCAAACTGTCTGCTGACCCAACGTTCGCCACGGAGTTCATCAACATGGAGGGCATCGCCACCCTGGCTCGCCTCGTGGAGAGCGGGACTCA CTTCGGTGAAATGCTGGCCTTCACTCTCACCGCCTTCCTGGAGCTGATGGACCACGGCATTGTGTCCTGGGACCTTATCTCCCTCTCCTTCATCAAACAG atcgCCGGGTACGTGAACCAGCCCATGGTGGACGTGTCCAtcctgcagcgctccctcgCCATCCTGGAGAGCATGGTCCTGAACAGCCACAGCCTGTACCACCGGGTGGCTCAGGAGATCACCGTGGGACAGCTCATCGGGCACCTGCAagt GTCGAACCAGGAGATCCAAACGTACGCCATTGCACTCATCAACGCTCTCTTCCTGAAGGCTCCCGAGGACAGACGGCAG GAGGACTATGCTAACCCGCTGGAGCAGCACCTCACT GAAATGGCGAGCACCCTGGCTCAAAAACACCTGCGATCCATCATCCTCAAC CACGTCATAAGAGGAAACCGACCCATCAAAGCAGAGATGGCACATCAGCTCTATGTTCTGCAGGtgttgacctttaaccttttgGAAGAACGAATGATGACCAAAATGGACCCGAACGACCAG GCTCAGAGAGATATCATCTTCGAGTTACGCAGAATTGCCTTTGACGGAGAAAACGACCCCACCGGCACGGAGAAAAGAAAGGCCATGTACACCAAGGATTACAAGATGCTGGGATTCACC AACCACGTGAACCCGGCCATGGACTTCACCCAGACCCCTCCGGGGATGCTGGCCCTGGACAACATGCTGTATCTGGCCAAGGTTCACCAGGACACCTACATCAGG aTTGTCCTGGAGAACAGCAGCCGGGAGGACAAGCACGAGTGCCCGTTTGGCCGCTGCGCCATCGAACTCACACGGATGCTGTGCGAGATCCTCCAGGTCGGAGAGCTGC CGAACGAAGGCTGCAACGACTATCACCCGATGTTCTTCACTCACGACCGGGCGTGGGAGGAGTTCTTCTGCGTCTGCATCCAGCTGCTTAATAAAACCTGGAAGGAAATGAGGGCCACGGCAGAGGACTTCAATAAG GTGATGCAGGTGGTCCGCGAGCAGATCACCAGGGCTCTGGCGATGAAGCCAGCGTCCATAGACCAGCTGAAGAACAAACTGCGAGGCCTCAACTATTCAGAGATCCTGCGTCTGCGGCAGTCAGAGAGGATGAGCCAGGATGACTTCCAGTCTCCACCCATCAT TGAGCTGCGCGAGAGGATCCAGCCGGAGATCTTGgaactcatcaagcagcagcggCTGAACCGGCTGTGCGAGGGAAGCTGCTTCCGGAAACTAGGAAACCGCCGAAGGCAGG AGAAGTTCTGGTTCTGCCGGCTCTCTCTGAATCACAAAGTGCTGCACTATGGGGACCTGGATGAGTCACCTCAGGGTGAAGTGCCTTTCGAGCTGCTCAGTGACAAGA TTCCTGTCTCCGATATCAAGTCTGTGGTGACGGGGAAGGACTGCCCTCACATGAAGGAGAAGAGCGCTCTGAAGCAAAACAAG gaGGTGCTGGAGTTGGCCTTCTCTGTCCTCTACGACCCCGACGAAACTCTCAACTTTGTTGCCCCGAACAAATACGAG
- the elmo2 gene encoding engulfment and cell motility protein 2 isoform X2, with product MPPPADIVKVAIEWPGANAQLIEMDQKRPLSSIIREVCDGWSLSGSEQFALRYADGPQLYITEQSRGEIKNGTILRLAISPARAARQLLERIQSHGIDARLEALKELAKLSADPTFATEFINMEGIATLARLVESGTHFGEMLAFTLTAFLELMDHGIVSWDLISLSFIKQIAGYVNQPMVDVSILQRSLAILESMVLNSHSLYHRVAQEITVGQLIGHLSNQEIQTYAIALINALFLKAPEDRRQEDYANPLEQHLTEMASTLAQKHLRSIILNHVIRGNRPIKAEMAHQLYVLQVLTFNLLEERMMTKMDPNDQAQRDIIFELRRIAFDGENDPTGTEKRKAMYTKDYKMLGFTNHVNPAMDFTQTPPGMLALDNMLYLAKVHQDTYIRIVLENSSREDKHECPFGRCAIELTRMLCEILQVGELPNEGCNDYHPMFFTHDRAWEEFFCVCIQLLNKTWKEMRATAEDFNKVMQVVREQITRALAMKPASIDQLKNKLRGLNYSEILRLRQSERMSQDDFQSPPIIELRERIQPEILELIKQQRLNRLCEGSCFRKLGNRRRQEKFWFCRLSLNHKVLHYGDLDESPQGEVPFELLSDKIPVSDIKSVVTGKDCPHMKEKSALKQNKEVLELAFSVLYDPDETLNFVAPNKYEYCIWTDGLCALLGREMVSDLTRSDLDTLISMEMKLRLLDLENITIPEAPPPVPKEPSSYNFTYNYS from the exons ATGCCCCCGCCTGCAGACATCGTGAAGGTGGCCATCGAGTGGCCCGGTGCCAACGCTCAGCTCATAGAGATggaccag AAAAGACCTTTGTCGTCAATAATCCGGGAAGTGTGTGATGG GTGGTCCCTGTCAGGCTCGGAGCAGTTCGCTCTGCGGTACGCCGACGGCCCTCAGCTCTATATCACTGAGCAG AGCCGTGGTGAGATCAAAAACGGGACCATCCTTCGATTAGCGATTTCTCCC GCTCGTGCCGCCCGTCAGCTCCTGGAGAGGATCCAGTCCCACGGTATCGACGCTCGCCTGGAGGCTCTGAAGGAGCTGGCCAAACTGTCTGCTGACCCAACGTTCGCCACGGAGTTCATCAACATGGAGGGCATCGCCACCCTGGCTCGCCTCGTGGAGAGCGGGACTCA CTTCGGTGAAATGCTGGCCTTCACTCTCACCGCCTTCCTGGAGCTGATGGACCACGGCATTGTGTCCTGGGACCTTATCTCCCTCTCCTTCATCAAACAG atcgCCGGGTACGTGAACCAGCCCATGGTGGACGTGTCCAtcctgcagcgctccctcgCCATCCTGGAGAGCATGGTCCTGAACAGCCACAGCCTGTACCACCGGGTGGCTCAGGAGATCACCGTGGGACAGCTCATCGGGCACCT GTCGAACCAGGAGATCCAAACGTACGCCATTGCACTCATCAACGCTCTCTTCCTGAAGGCTCCCGAGGACAGACGGCAG GAGGACTATGCTAACCCGCTGGAGCAGCACCTCACT GAAATGGCGAGCACCCTGGCTCAAAAACACCTGCGATCCATCATCCTCAAC CACGTCATAAGAGGAAACCGACCCATCAAAGCAGAGATGGCACATCAGCTCTATGTTCTGCAGGtgttgacctttaaccttttgGAAGAACGAATGATGACCAAAATGGACCCGAACGACCAG GCTCAGAGAGATATCATCTTCGAGTTACGCAGAATTGCCTTTGACGGAGAAAACGACCCCACCGGCACGGAGAAAAGAAAGGCCATGTACACCAAGGATTACAAGATGCTGGGATTCACC AACCACGTGAACCCGGCCATGGACTTCACCCAGACCCCTCCGGGGATGCTGGCCCTGGACAACATGCTGTATCTGGCCAAGGTTCACCAGGACACCTACATCAGG aTTGTCCTGGAGAACAGCAGCCGGGAGGACAAGCACGAGTGCCCGTTTGGCCGCTGCGCCATCGAACTCACACGGATGCTGTGCGAGATCCTCCAGGTCGGAGAGCTGC CGAACGAAGGCTGCAACGACTATCACCCGATGTTCTTCACTCACGACCGGGCGTGGGAGGAGTTCTTCTGCGTCTGCATCCAGCTGCTTAATAAAACCTGGAAGGAAATGAGGGCCACGGCAGAGGACTTCAATAAG GTGATGCAGGTGGTCCGCGAGCAGATCACCAGGGCTCTGGCGATGAAGCCAGCGTCCATAGACCAGCTGAAGAACAAACTGCGAGGCCTCAACTATTCAGAGATCCTGCGTCTGCGGCAGTCAGAGAGGATGAGCCAGGATGACTTCCAGTCTCCACCCATCAT TGAGCTGCGCGAGAGGATCCAGCCGGAGATCTTGgaactcatcaagcagcagcggCTGAACCGGCTGTGCGAGGGAAGCTGCTTCCGGAAACTAGGAAACCGCCGAAGGCAGG AGAAGTTCTGGTTCTGCCGGCTCTCTCTGAATCACAAAGTGCTGCACTATGGGGACCTGGATGAGTCACCTCAGGGTGAAGTGCCTTTCGAGCTGCTCAGTGACAAGA TTCCTGTCTCCGATATCAAGTCTGTGGTGACGGGGAAGGACTGCCCTCACATGAAGGAGAAGAGCGCTCTGAAGCAAAACAAG gaGGTGCTGGAGTTGGCCTTCTCTGTCCTCTACGACCCCGACGAAACTCTCAACTTTGTTGCCCCGAACAAATACGAG